In Triticum urartu cultivar G1812 chromosome 6, Tu2.1, whole genome shotgun sequence, the following proteins share a genomic window:
- the LOC125513813 gene encoding inositol phosphorylceramide glucuronosyltransferase 1-like codes for MRWRPHKLGLWAALLAAVALLAVGGGGGVATAAGAEEAYVTLLYGDEFVLGVRVLGKSIRDMGTRRDLVVLVSDGVSDYSRKLLEADGFIVKHITLLANPNQVRPTRFWGVYTKLKIFNMTTYRKVVYLDADTVVVKSIEDLFNCGKFCANLKHSERMNSGVMVVEPSETLFKDMMNKVDSLPSYTGGDQGFLNSYYAEFANSRVYDPNKPLTPEPETQRLSTLYNADVGLYMLANKWMVDEKELRVIHYTLGPLKPWDWWTAWLVKPVAVWQDVRQNLEESLPGTGGGKNPRDQLVVKILFILPICMLLCGYYGSCFQTNKELLSMRTLCAFARQARYKYKSEEELPSYSTVGVASSSFGISNQKVSTGAHLKLPSYFGAIAVAVCFMCALISLAFAFLVIPRQVMPWTGLLLMFEWTFVTFFLLFGSYLRFVYKWGSFSANQAGYGSLDLSENHTGTGHQQNTSDCDTTSAFYWMGMATISTIAPLSPTVLGITAIFAKLGLIVAGGVVLASFMTYASEHLAMSAFVKGQRGRSKIPER; via the exons ATGCGGTGGAGGCCGCACAAGCTGGGGCTCTGGGCCGCCCTCCTCGCCGCGGTGGCCCTGCTGGCCGTCGGCGGCGGAGGCGGGGTGGCGACCGCGGCGGGGGCGGAGGAGGCGTACGTGACGCTGCTCTACGGGGACGAGTTCGTCCTGGGCGTGCGCGTCCTCGGGAAGTCCATCCGCGATATGGGCACCCGCCGGGACCTTGTCGTGCTCGTCTCCGACGGCGTCTCTGACTACTCTCGGAAGCTCCTCGAG GCCGACGGTTTTATAGTGAAGCATATAACGTTGCTGGCGAATCCTAATCAAGTGAGGCCAACAAGGTTTTGGGGTGTGTATACCAAATTGAAAATATTCAACATGACTACCTACAGAAAAG TTGTTTATCTCGACGCAGACACCGTTGTGGTGAAAAGTATCGAGGATCTTTTCAACTGTGGAAAGTTCTGTGCAAACTTGAAACATTCTGAGAGAATGAATTCTGGAGTAATGGTTGTTGAGCCATCTGAAACTCTTTTCAAGGATATGATGAACAAAGTTGACAGCTTACCTTCTTACACGGGAG GAGATCAAGGTTTTCTCAATTCGTATTATGCTGAGTTTGCCAATTCCCGTGTTTATGATCCCAATAAACCTTTAACACCTGAACCTGAGACGCAACGCCTCTCCACATTGTACAATGCTGATGTCGGTCTTTACATGCTTGCGAATAAG TGGATGGTCGATGAGAAAGAACTTAGGGTTATTCACTACACACTTGGACCTCTTAAGCCGTGGGACTGGTGGACAGCTTGGCTTGTTAAACCTGTAGCTGTATGGCAG GATGTTAGGCAAAATCTTGAAGAATCTCTTCCTGGAACTGGTGGAGGGAAAAACCCTCGTGACCAGTTGGTAGTCAAAATTCTCTTCATTCTTCCCATTTGCATGCTGTTATGTGGTTATTATGGATCATGCTTTCAG ACTAATAAGGAGCTGTTGAGTATGAGAACTCTGTGTGCTTTTGCTAGACAAGCTCGCTACAAATACAAATCTGAAGAGGAACTTCCGTCTTATTCAACAGTTGGAGTGGCTTCATCTTCCTTTGGTATATCAAATCAAAAG GTATCTACTGGAGCACATCTGAAGTTGCCTTCTTATTTTGGTGCAATCGCTGTGGCAGTCTGTTTCATGTGTGCATTGATATCTCTTGCATTTGCCTTCCTTGTTATTCCACGGCAAGTGATGCCATGGACGGGTTTGCTGCTGATGTTCGAGTGGACCTTTGTGACATTCTTTTTGTTGTTTGGGAGCTACCTTCGTTTTGTATACAAATGGGGAAGTTTTAGTGCAAATCAAGCTGGGTATGGCAGTTTGGATTTATCGGAGAATCATACTGGCACAG GCCATCAGCAGAATACGTCTGATTGTGACACAACTTCAGCTTTCTATTGGATGGGGATGGCTACCATCTCTACGATAGCACCATTATCACCAACCGTCCTTGGCATAACTGCCATTTTTGCAAA ACTTGGGTTGATTGTAGCGGGTGGTGTGGTGCTGGCGTCATTTATGACATACGCTTCGGAGCATCTGGCTATGTCCGCCTTTGTCAAGGGTCAAAGAGGTAGATCGAAAATCCCCGAGAGGTAG